One Calonectris borealis chromosome 16, bCalBor7.hap1.2, whole genome shotgun sequence DNA window includes the following coding sequences:
- the SLC5A11 gene encoding sodium/myo-inositol cotransporter 2 isoform X1, which yields METTSSTPSSVTPPWDVFPQKTLDSIDIAVLVLYFVFVLAVGLWSMWKTQRSTVKGYFLAGGQMVWWPVGASLFASNVGSGHFIGLAGSGAASGIAATAYEWNGMFCVLVLAWLFLPIYIAAGVTTMPEYLQKRFGGKRIQMFLAILYLFIYIFTKISVDMYAGALFIQQALHWDLYIAVVGLLAITAVYTVAGGLAAVIYTDALQTLIMLIGAVTLMVFSFVEVGGLEGLQRKYFDAIPSTRKENTSCGLPREDAFHIFRDPVNSDLPWPGVLVGMTIPSLWYWCTDQVIVQRSLAAKNLSHAKGGSLMTSYLKILPLFMMVMPGMISRILFPDLVACADVEICRKICGNPSGCSDIAYPKLVIELLPVGLRGLMMSVMIAALMSSLTSIFNSASTIFTMDLWKHFRPRCSEWELMIVGRVFVLLLTVVSILWIPLVQAGQGGQLFIYIQSISSYLQPPVAMVFILGCFWKRANEKGAFWGLVIGLLLGIIRLVLDFIYPEPQCGETDLRPGVVKYMHYLYFSMVLAAISTLTVLVVSVLTEPPSEEMISRLTWFTRGDLPVKKDLAVSPSPDAAKGVCEAERPALQIDISIASENSSNDNKCTTNAKGNSKLMTTFLWLCGMERKQENAENAVPTKPEPLPVASLEEKPLVKHVLNINLLLCVCAGLFLWAYFA from the exons ATGGAGACCACCAGCAGCACTCCATCCTCTGTGACCCCCCCGTGGGATGTGTTTCCCCAGAAGACGCTGGACTCCATAGACATTGCTGTTCTTGTGCTGTACTTCGTATTTGTCCTCGCAGTTGGGTTGTGG TCCATGTGGAAGACGCAGCGCAGCACTGTAAAAGGCTACTTTCTAGCTGGAGGACAGATGGTTTGGTGGCCT GTGGGCGCATCCCTGTTTGCCAGCAACGTTGGAAGTGGCCACTTCATCGGCCTGGCTGGGTCGGGAGCCGCCTCGGGAATTGCCGCAACAGCCTACGAGTGGAAC GggatgttttgtgttttggtgcTGGCCTGGCTATTCCTTCCCATTTACATTGCAGCAGGA GTTACCACCATGCCCGAGTACTTGCAGAAACGTTTTGGAGGCAAAAGAATTCAGATGTTCCTGGCGATTCTCTACTTGTTCATCTATATCTTCACCAAAATATCA GTCGATATGTACGCTGGGGCCCTCTTCATTCAGCAAGCCTTACACTGGGACCTCTATATCGCAGTGGTAGGCTTGCTGGCAATCACAGCCGTTTACACTGTGGCGG GTGGCCTGGCAGCTGTGATATACACAGACGCTCTGCAAACTCTCATCATGCTGATCGGGGCTGTGACTCTCATGGTCTTCA GCTTTGTTGAAGTTGGCGGTCTTGAAGGTTTGCAGAGAAAATACTTTGATGCCATTCCCAGCACCCGCAAGGAAAACACTAGCTGCGGCTTGCCAAGAGAAGATGCTTTTCACATTTTCCGAGACCCTGTTAACTCTGACCTTCCCTGGCCAGGAGTTTTGGTGGGAATGACCATCCCGTCCCTGTGGTACTGGTGTACCGATCAG gTCATCGTTCAGAGGTCCCTTGCTGCTAAAAACCTCTCTCATGCCAAAGGAGGCTCCTTGATGACCTCCTACTTGAAAATTTTGCCCCTCTTTATGATGGTAATGCCAGGCATGATCAGCCGGATTCTCTTCCCAG ATCTGGTGGCTTGTGCAGATGTGGAAATTTGCAGAAAAATCTGTGGCAACCCATCTGGCTGTTCCGATATTGCTTATCCTAAGCTGGTCATAGAACTTCTGCCTGTAG GACTCAGGGGCCTGATGATGTCAGTGATGATAGCAGCTCTCATGTCCTCCCTGACTTCCATCTTTAATAGTGCCAGCACCATTTTCACCATGGACCTCTGGAAACACTTCCGTCCTCGTTGCTCCGAGTGGGAACTCATGATCGTTGGCAG GGTCTTTGTGCTGCTGCTCACTGTGGTCTCCATCCTGTGGATCCCACTGGTGCAGGCCGGCCAGGGAGGGCAGCTCTTCATTTACATCCAGTCAATCAGCTCCTACCTGCAGCCCCCCGTGGCAATGGTGTTTATACTGGGTTGCTTCTGGAAAAGAGCGAATGAAAAG GGCGCGTTCTGGGGCCTGGTGATTGGGCTGCTGCTGGGTATCATTCGGCTGGTGCTGGACTTCATCTACCCAGAGCCCCAGTGCGGCGAGACCGACCTCCGACCAGGCGTGGTGAAGTACATGCACTATCTCTACTTCTCCATGGTGCTGGCCGCGATCTCCACGCTCACTGTGCTGGTGGTGAGCGTGCTCACAGAACCCCCCTCGGAAGAAATG ATAAGTCGGCTTACCTGGTTCACACGTGGGGATCTACCAGTCAAGAAAGACCTAGCAGTCAGCCCTTCCCCCGATGCTGCAAAAGGAGTGTGTGAAGCTGAGCGTCCAGCTCTCCAGATTGATATAAGCATTGCTTCTGAAAATAGTTCAAATGATAATAAAT GTACGACTAACGCCAAAGGGAACTCAAAGCTGATGACCACCTTTCTGTGGCTCTGCGGGATGGAGCGCAAACAGGAAAACGCCGAGAACGCGGTGCCGACTAAACCCGAGCCGCTTCCCGTGGCTTCCCTGGAGGAGAAACCGCTGGTGAAACACGTCCTGAACATCAACTTGCTATTATGTGTATGTGCTGGCCTCTTTCTCTGGGCCTACTTCGCGTAG
- the SLC5A11 gene encoding sodium/myo-inositol cotransporter 2 isoform X2 yields METTSSTPSSVTPPWDVFPQKTLDSIDIAVLVLYFVFVLAVGLWSMWKTQRSTVKGYFLAGGQMVWWPVGASLFASNVGSGHFIGLAGSGAASGIAATAYEWNGMFCVLVLAWLFLPIYIAAGVTTMPEYLQKRFGGKRIQMFLAILYLFIYIFTKISVDMYAGALFIQQALHWDLYIAVVGLLAITAVYTVAGGLAAVIYTDALQTLIMLIGAVTLMVFSFVEVGGLEGLQRKYFDAIPSTRKENTSCGLPREDAFHIFRDPVNSDLPWPGVLVGMTIPSLWYWCTDQVIVQRSLAAKNLSHAKGGSLMTSYLKILPLFMMVMPGMISRILFPDLVACADVEICRKICGNPSGCSDIAYPKLVIELLPVGLRGLMMSVMIAALMSSLTSIFNSASTIFTMDLWKHFRPRCSEWELMIVGRVFVLLLTVVSILWIPLVQAGQGGQLFIYIQSISSYLQPPVAMVFILGCFWKRANEKGAFWGLVIGLLLGIIRLVLDFIYPEPQCGETDLRPGVVKYMHYLYFSMVLAAISTLTVLVVSVLTEPPSEEMVRLTPKGTQS; encoded by the exons ATGGAGACCACCAGCAGCACTCCATCCTCTGTGACCCCCCCGTGGGATGTGTTTCCCCAGAAGACGCTGGACTCCATAGACATTGCTGTTCTTGTGCTGTACTTCGTATTTGTCCTCGCAGTTGGGTTGTGG TCCATGTGGAAGACGCAGCGCAGCACTGTAAAAGGCTACTTTCTAGCTGGAGGACAGATGGTTTGGTGGCCT GTGGGCGCATCCCTGTTTGCCAGCAACGTTGGAAGTGGCCACTTCATCGGCCTGGCTGGGTCGGGAGCCGCCTCGGGAATTGCCGCAACAGCCTACGAGTGGAAC GggatgttttgtgttttggtgcTGGCCTGGCTATTCCTTCCCATTTACATTGCAGCAGGA GTTACCACCATGCCCGAGTACTTGCAGAAACGTTTTGGAGGCAAAAGAATTCAGATGTTCCTGGCGATTCTCTACTTGTTCATCTATATCTTCACCAAAATATCA GTCGATATGTACGCTGGGGCCCTCTTCATTCAGCAAGCCTTACACTGGGACCTCTATATCGCAGTGGTAGGCTTGCTGGCAATCACAGCCGTTTACACTGTGGCGG GTGGCCTGGCAGCTGTGATATACACAGACGCTCTGCAAACTCTCATCATGCTGATCGGGGCTGTGACTCTCATGGTCTTCA GCTTTGTTGAAGTTGGCGGTCTTGAAGGTTTGCAGAGAAAATACTTTGATGCCATTCCCAGCACCCGCAAGGAAAACACTAGCTGCGGCTTGCCAAGAGAAGATGCTTTTCACATTTTCCGAGACCCTGTTAACTCTGACCTTCCCTGGCCAGGAGTTTTGGTGGGAATGACCATCCCGTCCCTGTGGTACTGGTGTACCGATCAG gTCATCGTTCAGAGGTCCCTTGCTGCTAAAAACCTCTCTCATGCCAAAGGAGGCTCCTTGATGACCTCCTACTTGAAAATTTTGCCCCTCTTTATGATGGTAATGCCAGGCATGATCAGCCGGATTCTCTTCCCAG ATCTGGTGGCTTGTGCAGATGTGGAAATTTGCAGAAAAATCTGTGGCAACCCATCTGGCTGTTCCGATATTGCTTATCCTAAGCTGGTCATAGAACTTCTGCCTGTAG GACTCAGGGGCCTGATGATGTCAGTGATGATAGCAGCTCTCATGTCCTCCCTGACTTCCATCTTTAATAGTGCCAGCACCATTTTCACCATGGACCTCTGGAAACACTTCCGTCCTCGTTGCTCCGAGTGGGAACTCATGATCGTTGGCAG GGTCTTTGTGCTGCTGCTCACTGTGGTCTCCATCCTGTGGATCCCACTGGTGCAGGCCGGCCAGGGAGGGCAGCTCTTCATTTACATCCAGTCAATCAGCTCCTACCTGCAGCCCCCCGTGGCAATGGTGTTTATACTGGGTTGCTTCTGGAAAAGAGCGAATGAAAAG GGCGCGTTCTGGGGCCTGGTGATTGGGCTGCTGCTGGGTATCATTCGGCTGGTGCTGGACTTCATCTACCCAGAGCCCCAGTGCGGCGAGACCGACCTCCGACCAGGCGTGGTGAAGTACATGCACTATCTCTACTTCTCCATGGTGCTGGCCGCGATCTCCACGCTCACTGTGCTGGTGGTGAGCGTGCTCACAGAACCCCCCTCGGAAGAAATG GTACGACTAACGCCAAAGGGAACTCAAAGCTGA